Proteins encoded in a region of the Nitrospirota bacterium genome:
- a CDS encoding OmpA family protein codes for MRNIIIGLSILFYILSGIITFKALVIPAGRANVPANKTRVLAVLGDGAFSSGQFIIDERLITAVKNTVSEISASPDYRVIIEGHTDNRPIRSSAVMRYSDNMELSFLRAKIVASILVKYDIPVERISVIGYGDARPIASNDTAEGRVKNRRVEIKLIPKDKGF; via the coding sequence ATGCGCAACATTATCATTGGCCTTTCTATTTTATTTTATATATTATCAGGCATTATCACATTTAAGGCATTAGTAATCCCCGCCGGCCGCGCCAATGTACCTGCAAATAAGACAAGGGTTTTGGCTGTGCTTGGAGACGGGGCGTTTTCTTCGGGGCAGTTTATCATTGACGAACGTCTTATAACTGCCGTTAAAAATACGGTGTCTGAAATTTCGGCATCCCCTGATTACCGTGTAATTATAGAGGGACATACTGACAACAGGCCTATCAGGTCATCTGCCGTAATGAGATACTCTGATAATATGGAATTATCATTTCTCAGGGCAAAGATTGTTGCCTCTATATTAGTTAAATACGACATACCGGTTGAGCGTATCTCTGTAATCGGTTACGGCGACGCCAGACCGATAGCCTCCAATGATACTGCTGAAGGCAGGGTCAAAAACAGGAGAGTTGAGATAAAACTTATCCCTAAGGACAAGGGGTTTTGA
- a CDS encoding AAA family ATPase, translated as MYTNHFGLNMLPFENVPDPAFFFDQGDHARIRSRITDSLKAGRGLIVVTGPIGSGKTTISQKIISDFSNTIKLIWMAEPPANSLDLFLFIAQGLGLKPQVSERVFILRDIKDALLKINSEGSKCLLIIDESHLMSDDTLNGIRLLNNLEEGAIKLIQILLLGQEELMKTINKPEMEPFKQRIAALEIMGKMSPDRIREYILHRIRTAGGQPSIFSDTGWEALVLAFGPGNTPRVINLLCDKSLSLTFEKGKPAVDLDDIYEAAGEMGLQKEVFHYKMTLRRNEMKKQAITAIEKDPIREAEAIQHSSGKEPDAAGIHIHIQPETFQPVQTKPVINSPASGATEKGLKTPVVLFLFSVAALILSLFFYCWRTGSLEPAACFSKLIGF; from the coding sequence ATGTACACTAACCACTTCGGTCTTAACATGCTTCCCTTTGAAAATGTGCCTGATCCGGCCTTCTTTTTTGACCAGGGCGATCATGCCCGCATCCGCTCAAGGATAACAGACTCCTTGAAAGCAGGCAGGGGGTTGATAGTGGTGACAGGGCCTATCGGGTCAGGCAAGACAACCATAAGTCAAAAAATAATTTCTGATTTTTCCAACACTATAAAACTTATATGGATGGCTGAGCCGCCGGCAAACAGCCTGGATCTTTTTCTGTTTATTGCCCAGGGGCTTGGTCTAAAACCTCAGGTCTCCGAGAGGGTATTTATTCTGAGAGATATTAAGGATGCCCTCTTAAAAATCAATTCTGAAGGCAGTAAATGCCTGCTTATAATAGATGAATCTCATCTGATGTCGGATGATACGCTCAACGGCATACGGCTGCTGAACAATCTTGAAGAGGGCGCAATTAAACTTATTCAGATACTTCTGCTTGGCCAGGAAGAATTGATGAAGACAATCAACAAGCCTGAGATGGAGCCCTTTAAACAGCGCATTGCAGCCCTGGAAATCATGGGGAAGATGAGTCCGGACAGGATACGTGAATATATCCTGCACCGTATTCGGACAGCAGGAGGACAGCCTTCTATATTTTCAGACACAGGATGGGAGGCATTAGTTTTAGCCTTTGGTCCAGGGAACACTCCGCGTGTAATCAATTTATTATGCGACAAATCTCTCAGCCTGACCTTTGAGAAAGGAAAACCGGCAGTAGACCTGGATGATATTTACGAGGCTGCCGGAGAAATGGGGCTGCAGAAAGAAGTCTTTCATTACAAGATGACACTCAGGCGAAACGAAATGAAAAAGCAAGCTATAACCGCAATTGAAAAAGATCCCATTAGAGAAGCTGAAGCAATTCAACATTCATCAGGCAAAGAGCCTGATGCAGCCGGTATCCATATACACATACAACCGGAAACTTTTCAGCCGGTTCAGACAAAACCTGTAATCAATTCTCCTGCGTCCGGGGCAACTGAAAAAGGATTAAAAACGCCTGTAGTTTTATTTTTGTTTTCTGTTGCAGCGCTCATCCTGAGTTTGTTTTTCTACTGCTGGCGGACCGGCTCTCTTGAACCGGCAGCCTGCTTCAGCAAATTAATTGGTTTTTGA
- a CDS encoding AAA family ATPase encodes MYTRHFGLKTLPFENVPDPAFFFDQGDYAKVRSRITDSLNAGRGLIVVTGPIGSGKTTLSQMIKSDIPSNIKLIWMALPPGSSTDLFIFIASELELKPSTSEMVFLLRDIKNALLKINSDGSKCLLIIDESHLMPDETLNGIRLLNNLEEGAIKLIQILLLGQEELMEIINRPKMESFKQRIATLENIGKLDSDRLRKYISHRIHVAGGQSSIFSDTGWEALSLAFGSEGTPRVINSLCDRSLNFAFEREQQTADVHNVYKAAQGMGLSNEIFHYVVELKNRERERKKQAISDLGANSVLEPATSIHTVSRESDGTDMEHKDIPSVPLQSAWKEDEISLATSNIEQKNLKIPLLLLLLFIIALILSLFLYCRIFDSSDPTACFNKFIGFE; translated from the coding sequence ATGTACACCAGGCATTTCGGTCTCAAAACACTTCCTTTTGAAAACGTGCCTGATCCGGCTTTCTTTTTTGATCAGGGCGATTATGCCAAAGTCCGCAGCCGGATAACAGATTCTTTAAATGCAGGCAGAGGTTTAATCGTAGTGACAGGGCCTATCGGGTCCGGCAAGACAACCCTTAGTCAAATGATAAAATCCGATATTCCTTCTAATATAAAACTTATATGGATGGCGCTGCCGCCCGGGAGCAGCACAGATCTTTTTATTTTTATTGCCAGTGAGCTTGAGCTGAAGCCCTCAACATCTGAGATGGTCTTTCTTTTAAGGGATATTAAGAATGCCCTCTTAAAAATCAATTCCGACGGCAGTAAATGCCTGCTCATAATAGATGAATCTCATCTGATGCCGGATGAAACACTTAACGGCATCCGGCTGCTGAACAATCTTGAAGAGGGTGCAATCAAACTTATCCAGATACTTCTGCTTGGACAGGAAGAATTGATGGAAATAATCAACAGACCTAAGATGGAGTCTTTCAAACAGCGCATTGCAACTCTGGAAAATATAGGGAAGTTGGATTCCGACAGGCTGCGTAAGTATATCTCGCACCGCATTCACGTGGCAGGAGGACAGTCCTCCATATTTTCAGATACAGGATGGGAGGCCTTAAGTTTAGCTTTTGGTTCTGAAGGCACACCCCGCGTAATCAATTCCTTATGCGACAGATCCCTCAACTTCGCATTTGAAAGAGAACAACAAACGGCAGATGTTCATAACGTCTATAAAGCTGCACAGGGAATGGGATTAAGCAATGAAATCTTTCATTATGTAGTTGAGCTTAAAAACAGGGAGAGGGAGAGAAAGAAACAAGCAATATCTGACCTGGGAGCTAATTCTGTATTAGAGCCGGCAACTTCCATTCATACGGTGAGCAGGGAATCAGACGGAACAGATATGGAGCATAAGGACATACCGTCAGTGCCGTTACAGTCAGCATGGAAGGAAGATGAAATCAGCCTTGCTACCTCTAATATTGAACAAAAAAATCTGAAAATACCGCTGTTATTACTCCTGCTGTTCATAATAGCGCTCATTTTAAGTCTCTTTTTATACTGCCGGATATTTGACTCTTCTGATCCAACTGCATGCTTTAATAAATTCATAGGGTTTGAGTAA
- a CDS encoding diguanylate cyclase — translation MDWNIILEILPDLLPWLLLLSFTCLIAFLFYLWGKQTGVSKGKEQISKKTRLIESQRDKLQSELTAVNLKLEQYINFLVRIPDAVKNINSALSFDELVTSTIRLTKEMIDTNAVEIYIKDLKSGNLKLVAAFGTNRGQSIELKPGEDVVGNAAELLILVSRDSLKPSRNTAADKFIEMAAPIAFRGSLIGVIGIGKIKRRMENEKRLLSMIADLFAVAYRNLESLDSVKEEAITDALTGLFNRRYFFEAAHSELRKTESYNSTLSVFIFDIDNFKHYNDTNGHPQGDILLKELALLVKKNSRSTNIVARYGGEEFIVLLKDNDKNGVMTYAENIRKMIETHPFQHREKQPLGFVSISGGVVAYPVDGDTIEKLIKNADSALYSAKESGRNRVIAYQS, via the coding sequence ATGGACTGGAATATAATTTTAGAAATATTGCCCGATTTGCTGCCATGGCTTTTATTGCTATCCTTTACCTGCCTCATTGCTTTTTTATTTTACTTGTGGGGTAAACAGACAGGAGTTTCCAAAGGCAAGGAACAAATAAGCAAAAAAACCCGGCTCATAGAGTCCCAGAGGGACAAGCTTCAGAGCGAACTGACTGCCGTCAACCTGAAACTTGAGCAGTATATTAATTTTCTTGTAAGGATTCCTGATGCGGTGAAAAACATAAACTCCGCTCTTTCATTTGACGAGCTGGTCACATCAACAATCAGGCTGACAAAAGAGATGATTGACACAAACGCAGTGGAAATTTATATCAAAGACCTGAAAAGCGGCAACCTGAAGCTGGTCGCGGCTTTCGGCACAAACCGGGGGCAATCAATTGAGTTAAAGCCCGGTGAGGATGTAGTGGGCAATGCGGCTGAACTGCTGATATTAGTTTCAAGAGACTCCCTGAAACCGAGCAGGAATACTGCAGCCGACAAGTTCATTGAAATGGCCGCGCCCATTGCCTTCAGAGGAAGCCTCATCGGGGTCATCGGCATCGGAAAGATTAAGAGGCGCATGGAAAACGAAAAACGGCTTCTGTCCATGATAGCCGACCTTTTTGCAGTGGCATACAGAAACCTTGAGTCCCTTGACAGCGTCAAGGAGGAGGCTATAACAGACGCCCTGACCGGGCTCTTCAACCGGCGATACTTCTTTGAAGCGGCTCACAGTGAACTACGGAAAACAGAGAGCTACAACTCCACTCTCTCGGTATTCATCTTTGACATTGATAATTTCAAGCATTACAATGACACAAACGGCCATCCGCAAGGCGATATCCTGCTGAAGGAGCTGGCGCTCCTGGTTAAAAAAAATTCCCGCTCTACAAACATAGTTGCCCGTTACGGCGGCGAAGAATTCATAGTACTGCTGAAGGACAACGATAAGAACGGCGTCATGACCTATGCCGAAAATATCAGAAAAATGATTGAGACTCATCCTTTCCAGCACCGGGAAAAACAGCCTCTCGGCTTTGTTTCCATCAGCGGAGGAGTAGTCGCTTACCCAGTTGACGGAGATACCATAGAAAAACTTATCAAAAACGCTGACAGCGCTCTCTATTCCGCAAAAGAATCCGGCAGAAACCGTGTGATTGCATACCAGTCATAA